The genomic window TGCCGATGCCGAGGGTGGCCAGGATGGCGGCGCTGGCCTGTTCCAGCCGTTCCCGGATCTTCGGGCGGCGCAGCAGCGCGACCGCGCGGGAGGCGACCAAGGCCAGGATCACCATCTCTACCGCGGCGATGAGCGATTCGATGGCGCCGAGCGCGAGGGTGTTGACGAAGGTGACCTCGGTGAGGAACTGGGGTAGCACGGCGAGATAGAACAGGCCGACCTTCGGGTTGAACATGCACGAGACGATCCCCGCGGTGAACGCCGAGCGAACCGAGGTACGGGTGCCCGTGCCGGTGTGCGCCAGGCCGTCGGAGTCGCCGGCTTCCCGCGCAGCCCGCCGCTGCCGCCGTTGGTCGAGCAGCGCGCGAACACCCAAGTACACCAAGTAGATTCCACCCACCACCTTGAGCACGCGGTAAGCCGTCGCCGACTGCTCCAGCAGCGCCGCGACACCGGCCGCGACCACCACCGCCCACAGAATGCCGCCCAGTGCCGACCCGATCGCGGCGGCGATCCCCGGTCGCGCGTCCACCAGCGAGAATCGCAGCACCAGGAACGAATCCGGCCCAGGCGTGATCGACAGCAGGACGCACACCCCGATAAAGCTGAGCAGCAGGGAAACCGACACCCCGCAATGTGATCCCAGAACCCCCGAATAAGCAACGCATTTCCGCCCCGCCCGCCCAACCCGACCACTACGCGCCGCGGCCACGCCGACGACACAGTTGACAGGGTCGGGCTGTTTCTGCCAATCTCGGGTCAGGTCATGAGTACCAGCGTTCAGCCCCGGCTTGCTGGTCGGCAACCCTCCTCCGCGGTGGGGTGCTCCGGGTGACGACCAGGCCGACGCCCGACCGGGTGCGGCAAGCGCGGACTCGACGAATCATCTGATTGCGGGTCCCAGAGCCGATGGGATTTATCTGATGACTGTTGTTGTGGATCGTAACTGTGCCGCTCTTGCTCGGGTGTCCGGCGATGACCTTCAGGTGCCGCTCGTCCAGGGCGGGACGACCACCTACGCAAACTTCGACTACGCCGCGAGCGCACCCGCATTGGCCCAGGTCACCGACCGGGTGCAGCAGTTGTTGCCGTTCTACGCGAGCGTGCACCGCGGCGCCGGCTATGCCTCGCGGATCTCCACCGAGTGCTACGAGGCTGCCCGTGGTTCGGTGAGCCGCTTCCTCGACGCGGCCGACGACCAGGTGGTGGTGTTCACTCGCAACACCACCGATTCGCTGAACCTGCTCGCCTCCTGCGTGCCGGGCGACACCGTGGTGCTCGACATCGAACATCACGCCAACTTCCTGCCATGGACCAGGCACGGCCGCCGGGTGGTCCAGGCCGGTGCCACCGTCGAGGAGACCATCGGCCGCTTGGTCGCCGAGTTGTGCAGCAAGCCCGCCGCGCTGCTGGCGGTGACCGGCGCGTCCAATGTCACCGGCGAGGTGTTGCCGTTGGAGCGCCTCGCTACCATCGCCCACCAGTGCGGGGCACGCATCCTGGTCGATGCCGCGCAGCTCGCGCCGCATCGGCGAATCAGCTTGCGCGACACGGGTATCGACTATGTCGCATTTTCCGGGCACAAGTTGTACGCGCCGTTCGGTGCCGGCGTGCTCGTCGGTCGCCGGGATTGGCTGGACAACGCGGAGCCGTACCTCGCCGGTGGCGGCGCGGTCCGCGAGGTCACCACCTCCGGCGCGGAGTGGGCGCCCGCACCGCAGCGGCACGAGGGCGGTTCGCCGAACGTGCTCGGGGCCGCCGCACTCGCCGCCGCCTGTGACGCGCTCTGTGAGATCGACGCCGACACCCTCGCCACTCACGAACATCACCTCGCCGACCGGCTCCGCGCCGGTCTCGCCGCCATCCCCGGCGTGCGGTTGCTCCGCATCTGGACCGACGCCCCCGACACCGTCGGCATCGTCGCTTTCACCCTGGACGGTTTCGTCCCCGGCCACGTCGCCGCCTACCTGTCCGCTGAACACGGCATCGGCGTCCGCGACGGCCGTTTCTGCGCCCACCCCTTGCTCGCCCGCCTCGAGCTCGACGGTGCCCTGCGCGCCAGCATCGGCCTCGGCACCACCTCGGCCGACATCGACCGCCTCGTCCAGGCCGTAGCCACCCTCGTCCACACCGGCCCCACCTGGAACTACGCCAGCACCAACGGCCTCTGGAACCCCACCCCCGAGACCCGGCCGTTCACTTCCCAAGCCCCGACCGGCGCCGCGCCCTGCCTTGTCGGCTGAGTCGGGGCTCGCAGGGGGTTTAGTCGCCGAGTTTGGTGGGGCGGTGGTATTGGCCGTTGTAGTAGAGGAGGGGGGCGGCGGTGGGGGTTTCGTTGGTGTTGTCGTGGACTCGGGTCACCAGGCCTACGACCAGGGTGTGGTCGCCGATGGGGATGAGTTGGTGGATGGTGGCGCGGACCCAGATGGGGGTGCCGTGCAGAACTGGTTCGCCGGTGTCGAGGGTGGTCCACAGCGAGCGGTCGGTGAAGCGGTTCTCGGCGGTGCGGGCGAAGCGCTGGGCCAGG from Nocardia iowensis includes these protein-coding regions:
- a CDS encoding aminotransferase class V-fold PLP-dependent enzyme, which translates into the protein MTVVVDRNCAALARVSGDDLQVPLVQGGTTTYANFDYAASAPALAQVTDRVQQLLPFYASVHRGAGYASRISTECYEAARGSVSRFLDAADDQVVVFTRNTTDSLNLLASCVPGDTVVLDIEHHANFLPWTRHGRRVVQAGATVEETIGRLVAELCSKPAALLAVTGASNVTGEVLPLERLATIAHQCGARILVDAAQLAPHRRISLRDTGIDYVAFSGHKLYAPFGAGVLVGRRDWLDNAEPYLAGGGAVREVTTSGAEWAPAPQRHEGGSPNVLGAAALAAACDALCEIDADTLATHEHHLADRLRAGLAAIPGVRLLRIWTDAPDTVGIVAFTLDGFVPGHVAAYLSAEHGIGVRDGRFCAHPLLARLELDGALRASIGLGTTSADIDRLVQAVATLVHTGPTWNYASTNGLWNPTPETRPFTSQAPTGAAPCLVG
- a CDS encoding LysE family translocator, whose amino-acid sequence is MSVSLLLSFIGVCVLLSITPGPDSFLVLRFSLVDARPGIAAAIGSALGGILWAVVVAAGVAALLEQSATAYRVLKVVGGIYLVYLGVRALLDQRRQRRAAREAGDSDGLAHTGTGTRTSVRSAFTAGIVSCMFNPKVGLFYLAVLPQFLTEVTFVNTLALGAIESLIAAVEMVILALVASRAVALLRRPKIRERLEQASAAILATLGIGTAASAA